The Pseudomonadota bacterium nucleotide sequence CAGCTTCATGTCGGCCCTGTCGCTGTGCAGCCTGTCGACGAGTCCTATGCGCCCGGAGAGGGCGAGTCCCTTGATCGCGTCCTCGGGCAGGCCGTACTTCCTGAAGCGCTCCTCGACCGCGTAGGTGGGCTCGGGGAGCTGCGAGCGGATCGCCTCGACGCGTTCCTTCGCGATCCTGATCGGCGGGTGGTCGGTGTCGGGGTACATGCGGTCGGCGCCCGGGAGGATGCGCTCGAAGTCGGTGAGCCCCTCGCGCAGGTGCTGGCGCGTCTCGCACGGGACCCCGATGCACGCCTCCTTCATGCGGTCGCGGATCTCCTGCGTGGCCGTGATCGTGTCGCTGGCCTGGCCCCAGACGATCACGCCGACGTCGTCCGCGCCGAGCTTCATCGCCAGGCGGATCGCCCGCATGTCGATGTGGTTGCGCGGATACTCGGGGTAGTTGTCGGTGTGGTAGATGTTCGGGATGTCATCCAGACAGGCGATGACCCTCACGCGGCCGGCGAGCTCCGAGGAGAACATCCTGCCCGGCTGCGTCGGCGTGTTGAGTATCCCCCTGACCCCCTCGAGGCGTATGCCCCTGACGCGGTCGCCCTTCGCGATCGCCGACGAGAGCGTCGGCGATCGCGTGTCCCTGAACTCGTCGGTGATGTCCTGCTCGAAGCTCTTCAAATTCTCCGCGGTGATCTTTCTGCGCGCCAGCTCCGCGCGTATGTCGAGGAGCGCCCTCTGGCGCAGCGCCTCGATGCGGGTGAGCGCCGGCATCAGCTGGTACCTCGGCACGCCCTTGATCTCGACGCGGGAGCCGCCCTCGATCGAGACGTTCACGTCCTGGCGCGTGGCGCCGATCCCCCGGCGGACCTTGCCTGTCGCGCGGAGGAGCCTGCCTATGTGGCGCACGCCGCGGGCCGCCTCCTCCGGAGACCGAAAGCACGCCTCCGTAACCACCTCGATCAGCGGCATGCCGAGCCGGTCGGTGCGGAAGTGGATGAAGTGGCGCTCGTCCTTCACCTCGCGGCACGAGTCCTCCTCGATGGAGAAGTGGGAGATGCCGATGCGCTTCCCCTCGAACGGCATCCCGCCGTTGATGCCCACGATGCCGGTGCGCTGGAATCCGGTAGGGATCGATCCGTCCAGGTACTGCTTCCGCGCTATGTGGAACTCGTCGACCACCGAGCAGCCGCACAGGAGTGCCAACTCGATGGCTATGTCGAGCGCCTGGCTGTTTATGGGGAACGGAGGGGTGTCGTCCATCTCGTAGGTGCAGACCGACTGTTTGTTGAGCAGGTAGACGATCTCCTTCTTGGTCTTGAACTCCATGAGCGCGCACCCGTCGTACACCCCCATCTCCGAGAGCGTGGGGCGCATGTGGCGCAGGACCTCTGCATGGTGCTCCTTCGAGTACAGCCCCGCCGGGCAGCGGCAGAATAGCTTCTTGTCGGTGAGGAGCTGCTGGTGGATCTCCACCCCGCACTTGAAACCCAGCTTTGTCACGTCTTCATTCATCGCGC carries:
- the gatE gene encoding Glu-tRNA(Gln) amidotransferase subunit GatE — encoded protein: AMNEDVTKLGFKCGVEIHQQLLTDKKLFCRCPAGLYSKEHHAEVLRHMRPTLSEMGVYDGCALMEFKTKKEIVYLLNKQSVCTYEMDDTPPFPINSQALDIAIELALLCGCSVVDEFHIARKQYLDGSIPTGFQRTGIVGINGGMPFEGKRIGISHFSIEEDSCREVKDERHFIHFRTDRLGMPLIEVVTEACFRSPEEAARGVRHIGRLLRATGKVRRGIGATRQDVNVSIEGGSRVEIKGVPRYQLMPALTRIEALRQRALLDIRAELARRKITAENLKSFEQDITDEFRDTRSPTLSSAIAKGDRVRGIRLEGVRGILNTPTQPGRMFSSELAGRVRVIACLDDIPNIYHTDNYPEYPRNHIDMRAIRLAMKLGADDVGVIVWGQASDTITATQEIRDRMKEACIGVPCETRQHLREGLTDFERILPGADRMYPDTDHPPIRIAKERVEAIRSQLPEPTYAVEERFRKYGLPEDAIKGLALSGRIGLVDRLHSDRADMKLVARLVGQAARSLARQGIDTSRISDEALTRLVSACGRGKVKAKHYESLVRDLAADPQGVDSVIKKIGHLE